In Sphingopyxis sp. 113P3, one DNA window encodes the following:
- a CDS encoding GFA family protein, translated as MEYSGRCACGAVEIRIRGKALAVRQCWCRRCQQIAAGGPTHNAVFRAADIGIEGPTASHDYVADSGNILTRTHCPACGTPILGGSSARPDMRVVRLGVLDEAHGLKPTVAIWTSEAPPWALLDPALEQYP; from the coding sequence ATGGAATATAGCGGCCGCTGCGCTTGCGGGGCGGTCGAAATCCGCATCAGGGGCAAGGCGCTCGCCGTGCGGCAATGCTGGTGCCGGCGCTGCCAGCAGATTGCAGCGGGCGGTCCTACACATAATGCCGTTTTCCGGGCCGCCGATATCGGCATCGAAGGACCAACGGCGAGCCACGACTATGTCGCGGACAGCGGGAACATACTGACCCGCACGCATTGCCCCGCCTGCGGTACGCCAATCCTGGGCGGCTCCTCGGCCCGGCCGGACATGCGAGTGGTCCGCCTCGGTGTGCTCGACGAGGCGCACGGGCTCAAGCCGACCGTGGCCATCTGGACAAGCGAGGCGCCGCCTTGGGCGCTTCTCGATCCGGCATTGGAGCAGTATCCTTAG
- a CDS encoding methyl-accepting chemotaxis protein, whose product MKHDPIRPAEQLLDQSVASDCGELAVGCSDAAGRIKRATDQMDRQIAELGRLEEYVVGLEADQRQIADSTDEAKLLSARACEQLDAGAERVNAAVTEFRSVIDLVARLGQHVTNFAAVMEQVQQVSQSIESIAKTTNMLALNAAIEAERAGDAGRTFAVVAAEVKKLAQNTRGATDEIRRSIGSLASEASGLVAEIQSGVEQSSRAEAQFETITDALHDATHLVALLDDQSDRIAQSSAMVHANGARVREALDRVVTSVRDNSATLEGTRDSILSMENVSNRMFNAVISAGVSPRDSAVVELAAKVRDEFVALAENALARGELTMEQLFDTDYVRVPGSNPERFRTTLCDWADRHWRPLFDRIVTEHPEVRMSSAGDMNGFLPTHITDCSRAPTGDIEHDTAHCRNGRILFDETDAAAKRSNAPFFMAVYRQEGDGTNYVTVRNVYMPAVINGRRWGDVEVAYQL is encoded by the coding sequence ATGAAACATGATCCGATCCGTCCAGCAGAACAATTGCTCGATCAGTCGGTTGCGAGCGATTGCGGGGAGCTTGCCGTCGGGTGCAGCGACGCCGCCGGACGCATCAAGCGCGCCACCGACCAGATGGACCGCCAGATCGCCGAACTGGGCCGACTTGAGGAATATGTCGTCGGGCTGGAGGCAGACCAGCGCCAGATCGCCGATTCGACCGACGAAGCAAAGCTACTTTCGGCGCGCGCCTGCGAGCAGCTCGATGCGGGTGCCGAGCGGGTCAACGCCGCGGTCACCGAATTTCGCTCGGTCATCGACCTTGTCGCCAGGCTCGGCCAGCATGTCACCAATTTCGCTGCGGTGATGGAGCAGGTGCAGCAGGTGAGCCAGTCGATCGAATCGATCGCCAAGACGACGAACATGCTTGCGCTCAATGCCGCGATCGAGGCCGAGCGCGCGGGCGACGCCGGCCGAACCTTCGCGGTCGTCGCCGCCGAGGTTAAGAAGCTTGCGCAGAACACGCGCGGTGCAACCGACGAAATCCGCCGCTCGATCGGGAGCCTTGCGAGCGAGGCGAGCGGTCTGGTCGCCGAGATCCAGTCGGGAGTCGAGCAGTCGAGCCGCGCCGAGGCGCAGTTCGAGACGATCACGGACGCGCTTCATGACGCGACCCATCTTGTTGCGCTCCTTGACGACCAGAGCGACCGTATCGCGCAGTCGAGCGCTATGGTGCACGCCAATGGTGCGCGGGTCCGCGAGGCGCTTGACCGCGTCGTGACATCTGTGCGCGACAATAGCGCGACGCTGGAGGGAACGCGCGACTCGATCCTCTCGATGGAGAATGTGTCCAACCGGATGTTCAACGCGGTGATTTCGGCGGGCGTCTCGCCGCGCGATTCGGCGGTCGTCGAGCTCGCAGCGAAGGTACGCGACGAGTTCGTGGCGCTTGCGGAAAATGCGCTCGCGCGCGGCGAGCTGACAATGGAGCAATTGTTCGACACCGATTATGTCCGTGTTCCAGGATCGAACCCGGAACGTTTCCGTACGACCCTTTGCGACTGGGCCGACCGCCACTGGCGTCCGCTGTTCGACCGTATCGTCACCGAGCATCCTGAGGTGCGCATGTCGTCGGCCGGAGACATGAACGGCTTTCTGCCAACCCACATCACCGACTGCTCGCGCGCGCCCACGGGCGATATCGAGCACGACACGGCGCATTGCCGCAACGGCCGCATTCTCTTCGATGAAACCGACGCTGCGGCGAAGCGCAGCAACGCCCCCTTCTTCATGGCGGTCTATCGCCAGGAAGGCGATGGCACCAACTATGTGACGGTGCGCAACGTCTATATGCCCGCGGTGATCAACGGGCGCCGCTGGGGCGACGTCGAGGTCGCCTATCAGCTCTGA